AAGTAGGCGATCTCCCCCGGCCCGCCGACGTACGCCGCTGTGGGAAGCCAGGAGTCCTGGAGGATGGGACGCAACAGGGCCGAGGTCGTGAAGCGGAGCGGCTCGCGCTCCAGCCAGGAGAGGAGCTCGGCCGTGGTCACGGAGGCGCCCTGCGGGTGGCCCACGAGGCTCCAGGTGCCAGGGGTGGAGGCGGGATCGATGCGGTAGCGCGCGCCCTCGATGCCATCGGGCGAGAAGAAGCCGAGCGGCGCGCCCGGGCGGATGTGGACCTGCTCGGAGAAGCCCGCCTCGGAGAGGGCCTGGCCCCGCTGGGCGAGCTTGCCGGCGATGGCCGCGGCCTCCTCGATGGCACGGCGGTGGAGGGGCGCGGCCAGGGGCGCGAGGCGCGGATCGCGCGGGTCGAGGAACACGAGCCCCTCGTCCGCGAAGAGGGCCGACAGCACCTCGGCGAAGGCATCCGCCAGCGTCGCCCCGGGACGGTAGGCGCGCTCGAGGAGCGCCAGGTGCTCGCTCGCGTGAGGACCGTCACCCAGCTCGGCACGGAGCGCGGCGAGCGCGGCGGTGACACCCGGGCCCAGGTGGCGGTGTGCGACCGGGACGCGCGAGGTGGCCGCGTCGGGCTGCTCCAGGGACACGCGCAGGAGCCCACCGGCGGAGCGCGGGATGAAGCAGTGATCGATCTCGGGAAGGTCGTGGTCCTCGGTCTGCAGCCAGAAGACGGGGACACAGGGCCGGCCGGTCTCCTCGGCGAGGGCGCGGGCGGCGACGATGGCCGAGGCGGCCTTGTAGACCGTGAAGAGCGGCCCGAGGAAGAGCCCGACCTGCTGGCCTGTCACCACGGCGGTCGTGCCGGAGCGGGCGAGCAGCTCCAGGTTCCGCTCGCGGGCGGGGCTCGGCGCGAGGCGCGCGTTGCGGGCCACGAGCACGTCGTGGATCGCCGGGGCGAGTGGCCGCGAGGCCGCGGCGGCGACGGCCTCGGCGCGGGCGGCCCGGTGCCGGAAGCGGTCGGGGAGGAATTCGAGCGCGCGCGGATCGCCGCGGAGCCAGGAGGCGGAGAAGGAGGAAGCCACGGGCAGGGTGATAACAAGTCCGTGGCACCGGGGCGACCGGGATGGACCCGGCTCGCACGGCCAGTCATGACCCAGGGCGTCATGGCGCGGCGGGCATAAGGAATCCTCCCATCAGCGCGGCTGCGTTCCTTGTTAGGGTCCGCCCGAATGCGGAACCTGGTCATTCTTGGAACGGCACTGGCCATGAGCCTCGGAGTCTGGTCGACGGCACTCGCGCAACCCACCCGGCAGCCCCATGCGGGGGAGCTCGCGGCGGGAATCCGGCGCCTGGGCGTGGTCGGGAGCGTGCTCTACGTGGCGGCCCACCCCGACGACGAGAACACGCGGCTGCTGGCCTTCCTGGCCGGTGGACGGGGTCTGCGCGCGGGTTATCTCTCGATGACCCGTGGGGATGGCGGACAGAACCTCATCGGGACCGAGCAGGACGAGCTGCTGGGGCTCATCCGCACGCACGAGCTGCTCGCGGCGCGGCGCATCGACGGCGCCGAGCAGCTGTTCACGCGGGCGAGGGACTTCGGCTACTCGAAGAGCGCCGACGAGACGCTGCGCATCTGGGGGCGCGACGAGGTGCTGGCGGACGTCGTGCTCGCCATCCGCCGCTTCCAGCCGGATATCATCATCACGCGCTTCACCACGAAGCCGCCGAATCACGGTCACCACACGTCCTCGGCGATCCTGGCGGAGGCGGCCTTCACGGCGGCGGCCGACCCGGCGCGCTACCCCGAGCAGCTCGGGGAGCTGAAGCCGTGGAAGGCCGACAGGCTGCTGAACAACGCCGCCACCTGGAACCTGAAGCCGGACGCGGACATGTCGGGCTACCTCGCGCTGGATGTCGGCGGCTATGACCCGCTGCTGGGACGCTCCTGGGGGGAGATCTCCGCGGAGAGCTGCAGCCAGCACAAGAGCCAGGGCTTCGGAGTGCCGGCCGAGCGCGGGACGCAATTGGAGTACTTCACGTCCCTGGCCGGGACGAAGCCGAAGTCCGACCTCTTC
This is a stretch of genomic DNA from Archangium violaceum. It encodes these proteins:
- the bshC gene encoding bacillithiol biosynthesis cysteine-adding enzyme BshC — protein: MASSFSASWLRGDPRALEFLPDRFRHRAARAEAVAAAASRPLAPAIHDVLVARNARLAPSPARERNLELLARSGTTAVVTGQQVGLFLGPLFTVYKAASAIVAARALAEETGRPCVPVFWLQTEDHDLPEIDHCFIPRSAGGLLRVSLEQPDAATSRVPVAHRHLGPGVTAALAALRAELGDGPHASEHLALLERAYRPGATLADAFAEVLSALFADEGLVFLDPRDPRLAPLAAPLHRRAIEEAAAIAGKLAQRGQALSEAGFSEQVHIRPGAPLGFFSPDGIEGARYRIDPASTPGTWSLVGHPQGASVTTAELLSWLEREPLRFTTSALLRPILQDSWLPTAAYVGGPGEIAYFAQLAPLHAHAGLPMPLIVPRARFRIVDDRARRLLDTLGLSPDDVAAPRDELLARLAARDTGGGFESPEAIEARLLGDFASELARLGERMAAIDPTFSRAISRTDKTVRRGISRLTARYGRAITQRDQVRVERVDRLRAYLAPDGAPQERIHGLPYYASRLGSRAFTRLVLEACVPFSGDLKELKP